A single Methanofastidiosum sp. DNA region contains:
- a CDS encoding FHA domain-containing protein: protein MNQTRGGFYRVPIVVTLVSSLSILLGFVLVLASIYSSIIFSQPAMLLPVIFGVFFIVVGYFLYKGRNWSRFGEIILLAGLSIISILATTVPQLGDILGKIKYIGGLLLLPLPILGLSLVVIMLLVLHKQTAQYFKYIGEVGTISYKITKKPGEHAPEQTLFSRPSATGGVRINQTSAQPYRRPEGSYGETIVDTGLKRPGFSMPQDDKTVVGRKVETASNPSYILYHPQETIRVVNEIHRIFGREDFERFITPMEAQSISRKTSGGHFRITMAFNEQTEQVRYYLEDLDSSNGTKVNGIDIRKGEKVALKHSDVITVGKAMKIEFKTL from the coding sequence ATGAATCAAACAAGAGGGGGATTTTATAGAGTGCCAATAGTTGTCACTTTAGTTTCCTCACTATCAATTTTATTAGGATTTGTATTGGTGCTAGCATCAATATATTCATCCATTATATTTTCACAGCCCGCTATGCTCCTTCCAGTAATATTTGGAGTTTTTTTCATAGTGGTTGGATACTTCCTGTATAAAGGCAGGAATTGGTCGAGGTTTGGAGAGATAATACTCCTTGCAGGACTTTCAATTATTTCAATACTTGCAACTACTGTTCCCCAGCTAGGGGACATACTTGGGAAAATAAAATACATCGGTGGACTTCTTTTGCTGCCTCTACCAATATTGGGCTTATCTCTAGTAGTTATCATGCTACTGGTCTTGCATAAGCAAACTGCTCAATACTTTAAGTATATTGGGGAAGTGGGCACTATCAGTTACAAAATAACTAAAAAGCCCGGTGAGCATGCGCCAGAGCAGACATTGTTCAGCAGGCCCTCGGCAACAGGCGGGGTAAGAATCAATCAAACTTCAGCCCAGCCCTACAGAAGGCCGGAAGGCTCCTACGGAGAAACAATAGTGGACACGGGACTTAAAAGGCCTGGATTTTCAATGCCGCAAGACGACAAAACAGTCGTTGGAAGAAAAGTTGAAACTGCATCAAACCCTTCTTATATCTTGTACCACCCACAGGAAACTATAAGGGTAGTAAACGAGATACACAGAATCTTTGGCAGGGAAGACTTTGAGAGATTCATCACCCCTATGGAAGCCCAGTCAATTTCTAGAAAGACTAGCGGAGGCCACTTTAGAATTACCATGGCATTCAACGAGCAGACAGAGCAAGTAAGATACTACCTGGAAGATCTTGACAGCAGCAACGGTACAAAGGTCAACGGAATTGATATTAGGAAGGGAGAAAAAGTTGCCCTGAAGCACTCTGATGTAATCACAGTAGGAAAGGCAATGAAGATAGAGTTCAAAACCCTATAA